In Variovorax paradoxus, a single genomic region encodes these proteins:
- a CDS encoding winged helix DNA-binding domain-containing protein — protein sequence MAIPGAAREVLSLRALNRATLARQMLLQRRALTATQAVERLAGLQAQAPNPPYIGLWSRIEGFRREQLTDALRKRRIVRMSTLRGTLHLMSARDALAWRPLLEPVHQRGLLGNHKKALDGLDRAAVIEAGRALLAERPRTGAELGQALALRWQGRETASLAGLIRNNLPLVHLPPAGTWNSHQSALLQPLGDWLGDAVDAGPASHDDLLLRYLAAFGPATLADAGAWSGLTGWKAVAERLRPRLRVFSGEDGQELFDLPRAPRPDPDTPAPPRLVAEWDNLLLSHADRSRVLSEAHRARVFTANGIVRGTVLLDGFVAGVWKIEREKKNAATVLLEPFARWSKSDRAAVEKEALDLLAFASGGEGERHAVRMS from the coding sequence ATGGCGATACCTGGCGCCGCACGAGAAGTTCTGAGCCTGCGCGCGCTGAACCGCGCCACGCTCGCGCGGCAGATGCTGCTGCAGCGGCGCGCCCTGACGGCGACGCAGGCCGTCGAGCGGCTGGCCGGGTTGCAGGCGCAGGCGCCCAACCCGCCCTACATCGGCCTCTGGAGCCGCATTGAAGGCTTCCGGCGAGAGCAGCTCACCGATGCGCTGCGCAAGCGCCGCATCGTGCGCATGTCGACCCTGCGCGGCACCCTGCACCTGATGAGCGCGCGCGACGCGTTGGCATGGCGCCCGCTGCTGGAGCCCGTGCACCAGCGCGGCCTGCTGGGCAACCACAAGAAGGCGCTCGACGGCCTCGACCGCGCGGCGGTGATCGAGGCGGGGCGCGCGCTCCTCGCAGAGCGGCCACGCACCGGCGCCGAACTCGGGCAGGCCCTGGCCCTGCGCTGGCAGGGGCGCGAGACCGCTTCGCTCGCCGGGCTGATCCGCAACAACCTGCCGCTGGTGCACCTGCCGCCGGCCGGCACCTGGAACTCGCACCAGAGCGCGCTGCTGCAGCCTCTTGGCGACTGGCTCGGGGATGCCGTCGATGCCGGCCCGGCCTCGCACGACGACCTGCTGCTGCGCTACCTGGCCGCCTTCGGGCCCGCCACGCTGGCCGATGCCGGCGCATGGTCTGGCCTCACGGGCTGGAAGGCCGTGGCCGAGCGCCTGCGGCCCCGGCTGCGCGTGTTCTCGGGCGAAGACGGCCAGGAACTCTTCGACCTGCCTCGCGCCCCCCGGCCAGATCCCGACACGCCCGCGCCGCCGCGTCTCGTGGCGGAGTGGGACAACCTGCTGCTCTCCCATGCCGACCGCAGCCGCGTGCTGAGCGAGGCACACCGCGCCCGCGTGTTCACTGCCAACGGCATCGTGCGCGGCACGGTGCTGCTCGACGGCTTCGTGGCGGGCGTCTGGAAGATCGAGCGCGAGAAGAAGAACGCCGCCACCGTGCTGCTGGAGCCGTTCGCACGCTGGTCGAAGTCAGACCGCGCCGCAGTGGAGAAGGAAGCCCTCGACCTGCTGGCCTTCGCCTCGGGCGGCGAGGGCGAGCGCCACGCCGTTCGCATGTCCTGA
- a CDS encoding pseudouridine synthase, translating into MTEPSSPPSDAVRLNKRMAELKMCSRREADEWIANGWVKVNGRPAEMGVKVTPSDRIEIDKAAKGQQANQVTILINKPIGYVSGQAEDGHDPAVVLFTPQNRWAEDNARFFFSPQQLRGLAPCGRLDIDSIGLLVMTQDGRIARQLIGEDSVMEKEYLVRVAYHGLGQPAPTGQLVRMDDDDPVTTNVQAVFPPAMLARLRHGLSLDGQALKPARVEWQNPEQLRFVLTEGKKRQIRRMCELVGLKVVGLKRVRIGKVMLGNLPVGQWRYLAPHEKF; encoded by the coding sequence ATGACCGAGCCCTCTTCTCCCCCCTCCGATGCCGTGCGCCTGAACAAGCGCATGGCCGAACTGAAAATGTGCTCGCGCCGCGAGGCCGACGAATGGATCGCCAACGGCTGGGTCAAGGTCAACGGCAGGCCGGCCGAGATGGGCGTCAAGGTCACGCCGTCCGACCGCATCGAGATCGACAAGGCGGCCAAGGGCCAGCAGGCGAACCAGGTCACCATCCTCATCAACAAGCCCATCGGCTACGTGAGCGGGCAGGCCGAGGACGGCCACGATCCGGCGGTCGTGTTGTTCACGCCGCAGAACCGCTGGGCCGAGGACAACGCGCGCTTCTTCTTCAGCCCGCAGCAGCTGCGCGGCCTCGCGCCGTGCGGCCGGCTCGACATCGACTCCATCGGCCTGCTGGTGATGACGCAGGACGGGCGCATCGCGCGCCAGCTCATCGGCGAAGACTCGGTGATGGAAAAGGAATACCTGGTGCGCGTGGCCTACCACGGCCTGGGCCAGCCCGCGCCCACCGGCCAGCTGGTGCGCATGGACGACGACGACCCCGTCACCACCAACGTGCAGGCGGTGTTCCCGCCCGCCATGCTCGCAAGGTTGCGCCACGGCCTGAGCCTCGACGGCCAAGCGCTGAAGCCGGCGCGGGTCGAGTGGCAGAACCCGGAGCAGCTGCGCTTCGTGCTCACCGAAGGCAAGAAGCGGCAGATCCGCCGCATGTGCGAACTGGTCGGCCTGAAGGTGGTGGGCCTGAAGCGGGTGCGCATCGGCAAGGTCATGCTGGGCAACCTGCCGGTGGGGCAATGGCGATACCTGGCGCCGCACGAGAAGTTCTGA